The uncultured Flavobacterium sp. genome contains a region encoding:
- a CDS encoding PAS domain S-box protein, protein MDIHKLLQRQINKNIPLSLQDDPSFQSFIKTVNDSYLSFERDKDLMDHSFKESENEYNEVNQNLKNEYELKQQSILNLYESLTELDQGYRSINEEEKNDLLFISKYLSEQITKRKETEKKLLETVQFLKTLLGNLQSGILVVDNSDTILFVNQYLCDIRSISASPDEIIGKKTIDYLKEAKVLFKDSKAYKKRINEILVNKEIVIGEVLETVDNRFFERDYIPIFIENQCIGHLWKSTDVTQRIKSKNLLKQSEERNRIIMNSSLNAIITIDIKGKITFWNNQAETIFGWKKEEVLGKTLDETIIPNRHKKGHQEGLEHYEETGKGRGPVLNKQIELPAINNKGHEFPVEISIIPIEQNGEVFFCSFIQDISERKKVETKLKFQEEKYRNIIANMNLGLIEVDNNETIQYANQSFASISGFEIDELIGLNPSKTFVLGKNIDKMKAKYRLRELGISDVYQMPVKNKRGELRWWTIGGAPNYDDKGNMVGSIGIHLDITEQKRMEVELENEKIKAQEASKAKEIFLANMSHEIRTPLNGIIGFLRELERQPLTDLQKKYVENSTVASKHLLSIINNILDISKIEAGEMSLEEEDFIFKDVINNVVAVLEPLAKKKGLKLISQISPDINMVLKGDFLRLEQVLFNLVGNSLKFTNKGKIYLKCEMVKDAKAFQTLQISVVDTGIGMEQSFADIIFNKFSQEDKAITRKFGGTGLGMAITRELVQLMKGEIKVQSEKAQGTTISFTLNFEKGDINNIKKVQDEIDVDISGINVLLVEDNIINRMVAINSLHYFNCVVTEATNGLEAIEILENKKFDIILMDVQMPQMGGIEATIKIREELKLQTPIIALTANAFKSEVEKCKNAGMDDYITKPFEEFDLIETISRFTNKRFKDIDKPVFESNGELYDLKILQKISRGNSEFVSKMIVIFIDQIEEILPKAEVALSSDNFLLLNQLIHKIKPSVESMGIVSIKDEISILEKITKEQPVKEKISHLFFQIKQTLLIVVDQLKKETIA, encoded by the coding sequence ATGGATATTCATAAACTTTTGCAAAGGCAAATTAATAAAAATATACCTCTGAGTCTTCAGGATGATCCATCTTTTCAATCTTTTATAAAAACGGTTAATGACTCTTATTTATCTTTTGAAAGAGATAAGGATTTAATGGATCATTCATTTAAAGAAAGTGAAAACGAATATAATGAGGTTAATCAGAATTTAAAAAATGAGTATGAGTTAAAACAACAATCCATTTTAAATCTTTACGAAAGCCTTACCGAATTAGATCAGGGTTATAGATCGATAAACGAAGAAGAAAAAAATGACCTTCTTTTTATTTCAAAATATTTAAGTGAACAAATAACTAAAAGAAAAGAAACTGAAAAAAAACTGCTTGAAACCGTTCAATTTTTAAAGACATTATTAGGGAACTTACAATCAGGAATTTTAGTTGTAGACAATAGTGATACTATTTTATTTGTTAATCAATATTTATGCGATATACGCAGTATCAGTGCTTCTCCCGATGAAATAATAGGGAAAAAGACAATTGATTATTTAAAGGAAGCTAAAGTATTGTTTAAAGATAGTAAAGCTTATAAGAAAAGGATAAATGAAATTTTAGTAAATAAAGAAATTGTAATTGGCGAAGTACTTGAAACGGTAGATAATCGTTTTTTTGAAAGAGATTATATACCAATTTTTATTGAAAATCAATGTATTGGACATCTTTGGAAATCTACAGATGTAACACAAAGAATTAAAAGTAAAAATCTATTAAAACAAAGTGAAGAGCGTAATCGTATTATAATGAATTCTTCATTGAATGCTATTATCACTATTGATATTAAGGGAAAAATAACTTTTTGGAATAATCAGGCTGAAACTATTTTTGGTTGGAAAAAGGAAGAGGTTTTAGGTAAAACCTTAGATGAAACGATAATTCCTAATCGACATAAAAAAGGACATCAGGAAGGACTTGAACATTATGAAGAGACAGGCAAGGGTAGAGGACCGGTTTTAAACAAACAAATAGAGCTGCCGGCGATAAATAATAAAGGACATGAATTTCCTGTAGAAATTTCGATTATACCCATAGAGCAAAATGGAGAAGTATTTTTTTGCTCCTTTATCCAGGATATTTCAGAGAGAAAAAAAGTTGAAACTAAACTGAAATTTCAGGAAGAAAAATATCGCAATATTATTGCCAACATGAATTTAGGACTTATCGAAGTTGATAATAATGAAACAATTCAATATGCAAATCAAAGCTTTGCAAGTATTTCAGGATTTGAAATTGATGAACTCATTGGCTTGAATCCTTCTAAAACATTTGTACTTGGAAAGAATATTGACAAAATGAAAGCTAAGTACAGGTTGCGTGAACTGGGAATTTCTGATGTGTATCAAATGCCTGTTAAAAATAAAAGAGGTGAATTAAGATGGTGGACTATTGGAGGAGCACCTAATTATGATGACAAAGGGAATATGGTTGGTTCTATTGGAATTCATCTTGATATCACAGAGCAAAAACGGATGGAGGTGGAACTGGAAAATGAAAAAATTAAGGCTCAGGAAGCTTCTAAAGCTAAAGAGATTTTTTTAGCAAATATGAGCCATGAAATACGTACACCTCTTAATGGTATAATTGGTTTCTTGCGGGAATTAGAAAGACAGCCACTTACAGATTTGCAAAAAAAATATGTTGAGAATAGTACTGTAGCTTCAAAACATTTACTATCGATCATTAACAATATATTAGACATATCTAAAATTGAAGCAGGGGAGATGTCTCTTGAAGAAGAAGATTTTATTTTTAAAGACGTAATTAATAATGTAGTCGCAGTTCTTGAACCCCTTGCCAAGAAAAAAGGATTAAAACTTATCTCGCAGATTTCACCAGATATTAATATGGTTTTAAAAGGAGATTTTTTAAGATTAGAACAAGTTTTATTTAATCTGGTTGGTAATTCCTTGAAGTTTACCAATAAAGGGAAAATATATTTGAAATGTGAAATGGTGAAAGATGCCAAAGCTTTTCAGACGCTGCAAATTTCTGTAGTGGACACCGGAATTGGAATGGAGCAAAGTTTTGCAGATATCATCTTTAATAAATTTTCTCAAGAGGATAAGGCGATAACAAGAAAATTTGGAGGCACAGGTTTAGGAATGGCTATTACGCGGGAATTGGTTCAATTGATGAAAGGAGAGATTAAGGTTCAAAGTGAGAAAGCTCAGGGTACTACAATTAGTTTTACATTAAACTTTGAAAAGGGAGACATCAATAATATTAAAAAAGTTCAGGATGAGATTGATGTTGATATTTCAGGAATTAATGTCTTATTAGTAGAAGATAATATTATCAATAGAATGGTTGCCATTAATTCTCTGCATTATTTTAATTGTGTGGTAACTGAAGCCACTAACGGTTTAGAGGCGATTGAAATTTTGGAAAATAAGAAATTTGATATTATCCTGATGGATGTCCAGATGCCGCAAATGGGCGGTATCGAAGCCACAATAAAAATTAGGGAAGAGTTGAAGCTACAAACACCAATAATTGCTCTTACTGCTAATGCCTTTAAAAGTGAAGTCGAAAAATGTAAAAATGCAGGTATGGATGATTATATTACCAAACCGTTTGAAGAGTTTGATTTAATAGAAACCATATCAAGATTTACCAATAAACGATTTAAAGATATAGATAAGCCTGTTTTTGAGAGCAATGGGGAACTTTATGATTTAAAAATTTTGCAAAAAATCAGTAGAGGCAATTCAGAATTTGTTTCAAAAATGATTGTAATTTTTATTGATCAAATAGAGGAAATACTTCCAAAGGCAGAAGTAGCATTGTCTTCAGATAATTTTTTATTGCTGAATCAACTTATTCATAAGATCAAGCCAAGTGTTGAAAGTATGGGAATAGTGAGTATTAAAGATGAAATTAGTATCCTGGAAAAAATTACAAAAGAGCAGCCTGTTAAAGAAAAAATCAGCCATTTATTTTTTCAAATAAAACAAACCTTGCTTATAGTTGTAGACCAATTGAAAAAAGAAACTATAGCTTAA